The stretch of DNA CGATCATGTCCTTGAGAATATTGCCGGCACCTACTGAAGGAAGCTGGTCACTGTCCCCTACCATGATAAGCCGGCAGCTGATCTTCAGGGCACGCAGAAGGCTCTCGAAGAGCAGTGTATCGACCATAGACATCTCATCGACCACAAGAACCCCGCAGTTCAACGGATTGGATTCGTTATGTGCAAAACGGAGCCGCCCGTCCATATCGTACTGAACTTCAAGAAGTCTGTGTATCGTCTTTGCCTCGTAGCCCGTTAGGTCGGAAATACGCTTGGCTGCACGTCCTGTAGGAGCCGCGATCATCACCTTTTCACCCTTTTTCACGTACATGGAAATAATGGCGTTGAGCGTAGTTGTTTTTCCTGTACCAGGACCGCCTGTGAGAATGAGAATTCCCTTCGAAAGGGCAGCTGAAATGGCAAGGCGCTGTAGTTTTTCGTATCTGATACCGGTAAGTGCCTCGTTGTCACTTATCATTTTTTCATAGTCATAAGTATCAGGTGACGAAAACGCCTGCATAACTCCGAGTCTTCCGGCTATGTAGCGTTCTGCATCGTAGTAGTCGGAAAGGAATGAATAGTTTCTGTTCTTTGATTCCTTGAAGTACTCGGTAAAGTTTCCGTTCTCAACTTCAGTACTGTAGGCCGAGTCAAAGTTTTCTTCTGTAATTTTAAGATATTCACATACTTTGGCCTTAAGCTTCTCATGCGGAAGACATGTATGGCCGTTGTTTGCATTTTCAAGCAGGACATATGTGATTCCTGCTCTGATCCTCATCGGTGAATCGTGCGGTATTCCGACGGATTCAGCTATCTGTTCAGCCTTTGAAAATTCAAGTTCAACACCGTATGAACAGAGTCTGTAAGGATCTGCTTCAATTATCTCCATGCTCTGGAAGCTCCATTTTTTAAAAGCCTTCATCGCATATTTGGCTTTGATCCCGAACTTTGCAAGATAGGTCATGAGCCTTCTTAAGTTAAAGATCTGCTTTAATTCGCTGGTTATACTCTCGCATTTTTTCGGTGATATTCCTCTTATACACAGCAGACGCTGGGGTTCGTTTTCCATTATCTCAAGGGTTCTGTCACCGAACTCGTCCACTATTTTTTTCGCAAGTGAAGGACCGATGCCCTTTATAACGCCGGAAGAAAGGTATTTTCTGATCTGAAGAGCAGTACCCGGAAGCATTCTCTCACAGTATTCAGCCTGAAACTGCATACCGAATTTTGCGTGGGTAACATAATTTCCTTCGAGCTTAAGCTTCTCGCCTTCTTCTATGTCACCGAGCTCTCCTACGGCTGTTATGAGCTCTCCGCCTGCGTCAAGATCAAATACAACATAGCCGTTGTCTTCATTTCTGAAAAGAACATCCTCAACCACGCCCTCGATCGTTAGCGTTCTCTGCTCCAGAGTGCATACCTCCCGATAATAAATATAACCTTTTCTATTATACCAACTTTTTTACTAAAATGCAACATCAAAAAAATTTGCTTTTTCAGAATAAAGATAGTATAATTAGATATTGGTGTTATGAACACTTACGGAAACAATTAAACACCCTACGGAGGATTGGTTTATGAATATAACAGTATTATGCGGTGGTCTCAGCGGTGAAAGAGACGTAAGTCTTACTTCAGGTCTTATGTGCGCAAAGGCACTCAGCAAAAAGGGACACGAAGTTTTTCTTCTTGATGTTTTCATGGGAACTGACTTCCCTCCTGAAAAGGCTTTTGCCGAAAGACAGGACTTTTCAGACGTAACATCTTCGATCGCTGCTGATGCACCTGACCTTGAAGAGGTAAAGAGACTCAGAGGCGAAAGCCCTGACGGATTCTTTGGAAAGAACGTTATCGACATATGCAAAAAATCAGACATCGTATTCATGGCACTTCACGGATGCAACGGTGAGGACGGAAAGATCCAGGCAACATTTGACCTGCTCGGCATTCCTTATACCGGTTCTGACTATCTCGGAAGTGCAAATGCCATGAACAAGGGCATAACACGAAGACTTCTGATAGCTGACGGTATCAATATGGCAAACGGCGCTCACTATACAAAGAATGATTATGAAACAGGAAAGACTAACGAATGGAGCTCATTCCCTTGTATCGTAAAACCTTGCTGCGGCGGTTCAAGTATCGGTGTTTCAAAGGCAGAAAACAAGGAAGAATTCGAAAAGGCTCTTAAGAACTGCTTTAAGTACGAAGATGAAGCCATCGTCGAGGAATTCATAAGCGGACGCGAATTTTCGATCGGTGTTATCGAAGGGAAGGCACTTCCTGTTATCGAGATTATCGCTGACGGATTCTACGACTATAAGAACAAATACTCAGGCAAGACCCGCGAAGTCTGCCCGGCTGAAATAGACGAAGAAACAAACAAAAAGCTTCAGGCTGCTGCCGAAAAAGCATTTGCTTCACTTAAGCTCAACATTTACGCAAGAATCGACTTCATACTCAACAGCAAAAACAACGAACCTTACTGTCTTGAGGCAAACACTCTTCCGGGCATGACTCCGGCATCTCTCCTTCCTCAGGAAGCAAGAGCTGTAGGAATCGAATATCCTGATCTCTGCGAGCTTATCGTAAACAAGTCACTCGCAAGATTTTAAAAATTTAAGTCCTGTAAAGGAGGACAACTGAAGTTGAGATCCATGACACTTAAAGAGATAGCATCCGCCTGCGGCGGAAGACTTGTCTCTTCTGAAAATGCTAATGAACTTACAATTAACGACATTACAATAGACAGCCGTACAGTGAAGGAAGGCTCGCTCTACATTCCGATAAAGGGACAGAGATTTGACGGGCATGATTTTATTGATCAGGTTTTTGAAAACGGCGCTGTATGCACCCTTACAGAATCAGAAAGAACTGACCTTACAAAGCCGCAGATAGTAGTTGAATCCACTGCTGCAGCATTAAGGGACATTGCAGAATACTACAGAAGTCTGTTTGGAAACCTTAAAGTCATCGGTGTAACAGGCAGTTCAGGAAAGACATCCACCAAGGAAATGATATATTCCGTTCTTTCAGAACACTTTAATGTCCTTAAAACGGAAGGAAACCTTAACAACGAGATCGGCGTTCCGAAAACTATTTTCAGAATAACCGATGAACATGAGGTTGCCATAATCGAAATGGGTATCAACCACTTCGGTGAAATGACACGTCTTGCAAAGATGGTACGTCCGGACATTGCTGTTATTACAAACATCGGCACAGCTCATCTTGAATTTCTTGAAAGCCGTGACGGCATTTTAAAGGCGAAGACAGAAATGCTTCCTTTCCTCGCAAAAGACGGTACTGCAGTGCTCAACGGTGATGACGACAAGCTCTGCACAGTTGATTCAGTTAAGACAAGCTTTTTTGGCTTCGGTGAGAAGAATGACATAAGGGCTGAGAATATAGTTCAGAAAGGCATTGACGGCACTTCGTTTACCATTGTCACAAAGGATATCCGTCTCAATGCATTTGTTCCTGCCCTGGGAAAACATATGGTCATGAACGCTGTCGCAGCTTTCCGCATCTCCGAACTTCTCGGCATGCCTGCCGGAAAGGCTCTTGAAGGAATCTCGCACTTTAAAAATATTGACGGCCGTTTCAACGTAATAAAAACTGACAGTTTCACTCTTATCAATGACTGCTACAATGCAAATCCTGATTCGGTAAAAGCTTCACTTAAGGTAATAGGAACTCTTCCGGGAAGAAAAGCCGCTGTGCTCGCTGATATGAAGGAACTCGGTGAGGACTCAGAAAAGATGCACCGCGAGACCGGAGCCTTTGCAGCTGAATGCCTCGACACTCTTATATGCATAGGACCGGAAGCACTTTTCACTTACGAAGAAGCGAAAAAAGCAAATCCGTATCTGAAAGCTGTTCACTACAATAACAATGATGAAGCAAAGGCTGATATGCTGAATATCCTTGAAAAATCCGATACTGTACTGATAAAGGGTTCACACTCAATGAATTTATCTGAAATCACTTCGTTTTTAAAGGAAACATGTATATAATCCACAAAAAACATGCTTTACTATTGACAAACAGAACAAATTAATATATCATATATTTATATACTTTAAATTGGAACAATGGCGTTTCAGTTTCGTCTATAATATCTGTAACTAAGGGAATAATACTGTTCGGTGCTTCACTGCGAAGCTTCCCGCATATGCTGGGCTGGAGCCGTACATATTTTTCCTGAAATTAT from Ruminococcus sp. HUN007 encodes:
- a CDS encoding ATP-dependent RecD-like DNA helicase — encoded protein: MVEDVLFRNEDNGYVVFDLDAGGELITAVGELGDIEEGEKLKLEGNYVTHAKFGMQFQAEYCERMLPGTALQIRKYLSSGVIKGIGPSLAKKIVDEFGDRTLEIMENEPQRLLCIRGISPKKCESITSELKQIFNLRRLMTYLAKFGIKAKYAMKAFKKWSFQSMEIIEADPYRLCSYGVELEFSKAEQIAESVGIPHDSPMRIRAGITYVLLENANNGHTCLPHEKLKAKVCEYLKITEENFDSAYSTEVENGNFTEYFKESKNRNYSFLSDYYDAERYIAGRLGVMQAFSSPDTYDYEKMISDNEALTGIRYEKLQRLAISAALSKGILILTGGPGTGKTTTLNAIISMYVKKGEKVMIAAPTGRAAKRISDLTGYEAKTIHRLLEVQYDMDGRLRFAHNESNPLNCGVLVVDEMSMVDTLLFESLLRALKISCRLIMVGDSDQLPSVGAGNILKDMIDSHRIPVVELKEIFRQAQKSCIITNAHRIINGEYPDLTQKNNDFFFFQRLSFEEASAFVTDLCSTRLPKAYGISPVEDIQILCPSRKGTLGVIELNKRLQQKLNPSAKDRTEVKNMVYTFRCGDKVMQTRNNYDIEWSRDSEHGTGIFNGDIGTIKAINKADRIAVIDFDGRICTYTFELLEQIELAYAITVHKSQGSEFDIVILPVLGGFEKLYYRNLLYTAVTRAKKMLIVVGSQKKLCQMVDNARKTYRYTCLKEMLESEITNEHSVALPD
- a CDS encoding D-alanine--D-alanine ligase — encoded protein: MNITVLCGGLSGERDVSLTSGLMCAKALSKKGHEVFLLDVFMGTDFPPEKAFAERQDFSDVTSSIAADAPDLEEVKRLRGESPDGFFGKNVIDICKKSDIVFMALHGCNGEDGKIQATFDLLGIPYTGSDYLGSANAMNKGITRRLLIADGINMANGAHYTKNDYETGKTNEWSSFPCIVKPCCGGSSIGVSKAENKEEFEKALKNCFKYEDEAIVEEFISGREFSIGVIEGKALPVIEIIADGFYDYKNKYSGKTREVCPAEIDEETNKKLQAAAEKAFASLKLNIYARIDFILNSKNNEPYCLEANTLPGMTPASLLPQEARAVGIEYPDLCELIVNKSLARF
- the murF gene encoding UDP-N-acetylmuramoyl-tripeptide--D-alanyl-D-alanine ligase, whose product is MTLKEIASACGGRLVSSENANELTINDITIDSRTVKEGSLYIPIKGQRFDGHDFIDQVFENGAVCTLTESERTDLTKPQIVVESTAAALRDIAEYYRSLFGNLKVIGVTGSSGKTSTKEMIYSVLSEHFNVLKTEGNLNNEIGVPKTIFRITDEHEVAIIEMGINHFGEMTRLAKMVRPDIAVITNIGTAHLEFLESRDGILKAKTEMLPFLAKDGTAVLNGDDDKLCTVDSVKTSFFGFGEKNDIRAENIVQKGIDGTSFTIVTKDIRLNAFVPALGKHMVMNAVAAFRISELLGMPAGKALEGISHFKNIDGRFNVIKTDSFTLINDCYNANPDSVKASLKVIGTLPGRKAAVLADMKELGEDSEKMHRETGAFAAECLDTLICIGPEALFTYEEAKKANPYLKAVHYNNNDEAKADMLNILEKSDTVLIKGSHSMNLSEITSFLKETCI